Proteins encoded together in one Asterias rubens chromosome 4, eAstRub1.3, whole genome shotgun sequence window:
- the LOC117289535 gene encoding vesicular inhibitory amino acid transporter-like, translating into MRVCLQCRDRWENIRPESRQPKRKDFRNDLPLGQEQRVSEQAHPLSHTNPPAIPPPTPTNMDQLRSIGTHLRSSILRYGVPVYDAKGEDIELCTSVASETTLGSLQPNGHISLAETKTEGVPLDPDDPAHRGTSSVWQAGWNVGNCMQGIGMLSLPYMVKEGGLAALITMAVVLIIGNYTSKILVYSLYEDQITVHSKGKPEKVRVRKTYADVADACYKYGGTTLNIMQIIDVIAVAALYLELAGSLLVDTFYMAGLSKLSWTIICGMFLLPTIFFRHLTKISWLSCVAVVSLIIMFFSVVWYSLGKSISWDITSVPAFNLQRYSVSASIILFNFGTQFIMPGVEDSMSDRSKFNVMVNFTYVITGVLNIAYALFAYLSFGLDTKEFITYNMPLGPLQGAVSMLFVIKSLLSYPLMLFLVVNSVDSMKLSFLPPCSGPTPDRMPPAWAMIFRALLVLFTLLLAVVIPHFTLLMGVTGSLTSPWLDFIFPCIFYLKLKRNSLACWEVCLNWFIIGVGFVGGIVGLIYSSIALINAYSEDFS; encoded by the exons GAACGACCTACCCCTGGGTCAGGAGCAACGAGTGTCCGAGCAGGCACACCCACTGAGCCATACTAATCCCCCTGCCATCCCTCCACCAACCCCCACCAACATGGACCAACTACGCTCCATCGGGACCCATCTTCGCTCATCCATCCTCCGCTACGGGGTACCAGTTTATGACGCTAAGGGTGAGGATATCGAGCTGTGTACATCGGTTGCCAGCGAAACGACTCTCGGTAGCCTACAGCCTAATGGACACATCTCTCTGGCTGAAACTAAGACTGAGGGCGTACCTCTTGACCCCGATGACCCCGCACACAGAG GCACCAGTTCGGTATGGCAGGCGGGCTGGAATGTAGGCAACTGCATGCAGGGTATAGGTATGCTGAGCTTACCCTATATGGTGAAAGAGGGCGGGCTTGCTGCACTTATAACGATGGCTGTGGTGCTCATCATTGGAAACTACACAAGCAAG ATTTTAGTGTACAGTCTCTACGAGGATCAAATAACCGTTCATTCAAAAGGCAAACCAGAAAAGGTACGTGTGCGAAAGACGTATGCAGACGTAGCGGATGCCTGCTACAAATATGGCGGCACAACCCTgaatattatgcaaattattgACGTCATAGCCGTGGCGGCGCTCTACTTGGAATTAGCAGGTTCTCTCCTAGTGGACACTTTTTACATGGCTGGACTCTCGAAGCTCTCCTGGACCATTATATGTGGGATGTTCTTACTGCCGACCATTTTCTTCCGGCATCTGACTAAGATTTCCTGGTTGAGCTGCGTTGCTGTGGTGTCACTTATCATAATGTTCTTCAGTGTGGTGTGGTACAGTCTAGGCAAGAGTATATCCTGGGACATAACAAGTGTTCCTGCCTTCAATCTTCAAAGGTATTCAGTGAGTGCGTCTATTATACTCTTCAACTTCGGGACCCAGTTCATCATGCCTGGTGTTGAAGACAGCATGAGCGACCGATCCAAGTTTAATGTGATGGTCAACTTTACTTACGTCATAACGGGCGTTTTAAACATCGCGTACGCCCTCTTTGCTTACCTATCCTTTGGTTTAGATACCAAGGAGTTTATCACGTACAACATGCCACTCGGGCCGCTTCAGGGCGCCGTGAGCATGTTGTTTGTCATCAAATCCCTCCTGTCCTACCCCTTGATGTTATTCCTGGTCGTGAACTCCGTAGACTCCATGAAGCTGTCCTTCTTACCGCCATGCAGTGGGCCGACCCCAGACCGCATGCCGCCCGCCTGGGCAATGATCTTTCGAGCGCTGCTCGTTCTATTCACCCTCCTTCTTGCCGTAGTGATACCGCACTTCACTCTACTCATGGGTGTGACTGGCAGTCTAACGAGTCCGTGGCTAGACTTTATATTCCCATGTATCTTTTACTTGAAATTGAAACGGAATTCGTTGGCATGCTGGGAGGTGTGTTTAAACTGGTTCATAATAGGTGTAGGTTTTGTTGGTGGGATTGTGGGATTGATATATTCATCAATAGCATTGATCAATGCTTATTCTGAAGACTTCAGCTAA